In Halorussus limi, a genomic segment contains:
- a CDS encoding acyltransferase — protein sequence MPDDTDESDPTRRHDRIARHATPGPGNSLRSWTRAKSPLRVALNYVVIVLARISPSLKLKSVLLRSIGVTVGEGVSWGLESTPDVFWPELVTVEDHAIVGYDATILCHEFLQDEYRTGEVVVGERAMIGAGAIILPGVEIGEGASVAANSLVTEDVPPGETVAGVPATPMGSEESPE from the coding sequence GTGCCCGACGACACCGACGAGTCCGACCCGACGCGACGCCACGACCGAATCGCGCGCCACGCCACGCCCGGACCGGGCAACTCCCTCCGGTCGTGGACCCGCGCCAAGAGTCCGCTCCGGGTCGCGCTGAACTACGTCGTCATCGTCCTCGCGCGCATCTCGCCGAGTCTCAAACTCAAGAGCGTCCTCCTGCGCTCCATCGGCGTGACCGTCGGCGAGGGGGTCTCGTGGGGACTGGAATCGACGCCGGACGTGTTCTGGCCCGAACTCGTCACGGTCGAGGACCACGCCATCGTGGGCTACGACGCGACTATCCTCTGTCACGAGTTCCTGCAGGACGAGTATCGGACCGGCGAGGTAGTCGTCGGCGAGCGCGCGATGATAGGTGCCGGAGCCATCATCCTGCCGGGCGTCGAAATCGGCGAGGGCGCGAGCGTGGCCGCGAACTCGCTCGTGACCGAGGACGTGCCGCCCGGCGAGACGGTCGCGGGGGTCCCCGCGACGCCGATGGGGAGCGAGGAATCGCCGGAATGA
- a CDS encoding mechanosensitive ion channel domain-containing protein, whose amino-acid sequence MSVLQVQWEVLLREEFQYILALLILFGGLAAGYAIGRLNQRLLTAAGVPEAVERTPFERTAQSLGTDTVALVSRLSSWFIYGVVVLIALNVADLLNAQLFWSGVLTFIPDLFIAILVFIVGFVVADKAELVVGERLRSVKLPEVGIIPRLVKYTIVYLAALVALGQVNVAIEALLILLAAYVLAVILFGAVAFWDLLRSSAAGVYLLLNQPYGIGDEVRVGDDRGIVQEVDVFVTRIENDGEEYIVPNSRVFEQGVVRIRD is encoded by the coding sequence ATGTCGGTGTTGCAGGTCCAGTGGGAGGTACTTCTCCGCGAGGAGTTTCAGTACATTCTGGCCCTGCTCATCCTCTTCGGCGGTCTCGCCGCGGGGTACGCCATCGGCCGCCTCAACCAGCGACTCCTGACCGCGGCGGGGGTCCCGGAAGCGGTCGAGCGTACCCCCTTCGAGCGCACCGCCCAGAGCCTCGGGACCGACACCGTCGCGCTGGTCTCGCGGCTGAGTTCGTGGTTCATCTACGGCGTAGTCGTTCTCATCGCGCTGAACGTCGCCGACCTGCTGAACGCCCAACTGTTCTGGAGCGGCGTCCTCACGTTCATCCCCGACCTGTTCATCGCCATCCTCGTCTTCATCGTCGGGTTCGTCGTCGCGGACAAGGCCGAACTCGTGGTCGGCGAGCGCCTCCGGTCGGTCAAACTCCCGGAGGTAGGAATCATCCCGCGACTGGTCAAGTACACCATCGTCTACCTCGCCGCGCTGGTCGCGCTAGGGCAGGTCAACGTCGCCATCGAAGCCCTGCTCATCCTGCTGGCGGCCTACGTCCTCGCGGTCATCCTCTTCGGCGCGGTGGCGTTCTGGGACCTCCTGCGGTCGAGCGCGGCGGGCGTCTACCTCCTGCTCAATCAGCCGTACGGCATCGGCGACGAGGTCCGGGTCGGCGACGACCGGGGCATCGTTCAGGAGGTGGACGTGTTCGTCACGCGCATCGAGAACGACGGCGAGGAGTACATCGTCCCGAACAGTCGCGTCTTCGAACAGGGCGTCGTCCGCATCCGGGACTGA
- the dacZ gene encoding diadenylate cyclase DacZ, protein MADLNELLGDVTEDADAVFLFSPSGSYYDRYADFDDLEVAVVGPENSVGADSFVELPLEFDDVRERIRFGIEGGMEQGLVEDGDVVVCVVSMFDEGTDTVTRARASDSIHSGVYDLFANSRGDPGVIRDVFEVAIELGKKGQKGKPVGALFVVGDAGKVMNKSRPLSYNPFEKSHVHVGDPIVNVMLKEFSRLDGAFVISDAGKIVSAYRYLEPSAEGVDIPKGLGARHMAAGAVTRETNATAIVLSESDGLVRAFKGGELVLELDPEEY, encoded by the coding sequence ATGGCTGACCTGAACGAACTCTTGGGGGACGTGACGGAGGACGCCGACGCCGTCTTCCTGTTCTCGCCGAGCGGGTCTTACTACGACCGGTATGCAGACTTCGACGACCTGGAAGTCGCGGTCGTCGGTCCCGAGAACTCGGTCGGGGCCGACTCGTTCGTCGAACTGCCGCTGGAGTTCGACGACGTACGCGAGCGCATCCGATTCGGTATCGAAGGCGGGATGGAGCAAGGGCTGGTCGAGGACGGCGACGTGGTCGTCTGCGTGGTCAGCATGTTCGACGAGGGGACCGACACCGTGACCCGAGCGCGGGCCAGCGACTCGATTCACTCTGGCGTCTACGACCTGTTCGCCAACTCGCGTGGCGACCCCGGCGTCATCCGCGACGTGTTCGAGGTCGCCATCGAACTCGGCAAGAAGGGCCAGAAGGGCAAGCCGGTCGGCGCGCTGTTCGTCGTCGGCGACGCCGGGAAGGTGATGAACAAGTCCCGGCCGCTCAGCTACAACCCCTTCGAGAAGTCCCACGTCCACGTCGGCGACCCCATCGTGAACGTGATGCTCAAGGAGTTCTCGCGACTCGACGGCGCGTTCGTCATCAGCGACGCCGGTAAAATCGTCTCCGCCTATCGCTATCTCGAACCCTCCGCCGAGGGCGTCGACATCCCCAAGGGCCTCGGCGCGCGTCACATGGCGGCCGGCGCCGTCACCCGCGAGACCAACGCGACCGCCATCGTCCTCTCGGAGAGCGACGGGTTGGTCCGGGCGTTCAAGGGAGGCGAACTGGTCCTCGAACTCGACCCGGAGGAGTACTGA
- a CDS encoding DUF7139 domain-containing protein has product MSGSEADEEALWRTVGRAVLLLAGGLVAVVGFVAATASLVAGFGVGKATSLRLGVLLGAVFLLACFLALFRRTPDADRSRSLAGVGTAVAVAGVALFWTAGWTGRPGELPPVAAGAYAVGLLAVFGAGFPSDLRDVCGTCDRGETDTFGRGVESVVTAADGDREFDGGHDRSDAGGERTETGESRAEVDESRSGSETDRGRSGRGERS; this is encoded by the coding sequence ATGTCAGGTTCCGAGGCCGACGAGGAGGCTCTCTGGCGAACGGTCGGCCGGGCCGTGCTCCTGCTGGCAGGGGGTTTGGTGGCAGTCGTGGGGTTCGTCGCGGCGACCGCCAGTCTCGTCGCCGGGTTCGGCGTCGGGAAGGCGACCTCGCTCAGACTCGGCGTTCTGCTCGGGGCCGTCTTCCTGCTGGCGTGCTTTCTCGCCCTGTTCCGCAGGACCCCCGACGCCGACCGGTCTCGGTCGCTCGCAGGCGTCGGCACTGCGGTCGCAGTCGCGGGGGTCGCGCTGTTCTGGACCGCCGGGTGGACCGGCCGCCCCGGCGAGTTGCCGCCGGTCGCCGCGGGGGCGTACGCGGTCGGACTGCTCGCCGTGTTCGGCGCGGGCTTTCCGTCCGACTTGCGCGACGTGTGCGGCACGTGCGACCGCGGCGAGACCGACACGTTCGGTCGCGGCGTCGAGTCCGTCGTGACCGCGGCCGACGGCGACCGGGAGTTCGACGGCGGTCACGACCGTTCCGACGCCGGCGGGGAGCGCACGGAGACCGGCGAAAGTCGCGCCGAGGTCGACGAGAGTCGGTCGGGGAGCGAGACCGACCGCGGACGTTCCGGCCGCGGGGAGCGGTCGTAA
- a CDS encoding transcription initiation factor IIB family protein: MYRARDHVENERWLAEIEECADRLDLDTAARSRATDLFLSTVSEWDAPDERDADSRRAVVAASLYAGSLIEGDQRSQGDVAEAAGVARLTIQQRWKELLEEAGLQPPSW, encoded by the coding sequence GTGTATCGCGCACGCGACCACGTCGAAAACGAGCGCTGGCTCGCCGAAATCGAGGAGTGCGCCGACCGATTGGACCTCGACACCGCCGCGCGCTCGCGCGCGACCGACCTCTTCCTCTCGACCGTCTCGGAGTGGGACGCGCCAGACGAACGGGACGCCGACTCTCGGCGCGCAGTGGTCGCGGCCAGCCTCTACGCCGGGTCGCTCATCGAAGGCGACCAGCGGTCGCAGGGCGACGTGGCCGAGGCCGCGGGGGTCGCGCGACTGACGATTCAACAGCGCTGGAAGGAACTCTTGGAGGAAGCCGGGTTACAGCCGCCGTCGTGGTAA
- a CDS encoding phosphopantetheine adenylyltransferase, with the protein MRVALGGTFDPVHDGHRALFERAFELGDVTVGLTGDELAPKTRHEDRYVRPFDERKADLEAVLAEFADEYDREFEVRELTEPTGIATERQFDALVVSPETTDGAERINDIRAERGFDPLEVEVVPHVTAEDGDIISSTRIVKGEIDEHGDLTPERDGRSAER; encoded by the coding sequence ATGAGGGTTGCCCTGGGCGGGACCTTCGACCCGGTCCACGACGGCCACCGCGCGCTGTTCGAGCGCGCCTTCGAACTCGGCGACGTGACGGTCGGTCTGACCGGCGACGAACTCGCGCCGAAGACGCGCCACGAGGACCGGTACGTCCGCCCGTTCGACGAGCGGAAGGCCGACTTGGAGGCGGTGCTGGCCGAGTTCGCCGACGAGTACGACCGGGAGTTCGAGGTCCGGGAGTTGACGGAACCGACGGGCATCGCCACCGAACGGCAGTTCGACGCGCTGGTGGTCTCGCCCGAGACCACCGACGGCGCCGAGCGCATCAACGATATTCGCGCCGAGCGCGGGTTCGACCCGCTGGAGGTCGAAGTAGTGCCCCACGTCACCGCCGAGGACGGCGACATCATCTCAAGCACGCGCATCGTGAAGGGAGAAATCGACGAACACGGCGACCTCACTCCGGAGCGGGACGGTCGGTCCGCCGAGCGCTAA
- a CDS encoding helix-turn-helix domain-containing protein yields MSVEQDVSVETDRDRISKGRERLEEEADRAVDQFDQGIVDLLSWVLDTETRARIYVYLRQHPHSTSEEIAEGTGLYPSTVRESLAELHDEEKVERRKRESEGAGNNPYEYTAIAPSELVGGVVGQIQDELNTVFNLDDHLDSESETRLETEPSEPVSIRVEDEERAESDDETTATGEEGETGDDGDE; encoded by the coding sequence CTGTCGGTCGAGCAGGACGTGTCGGTCGAGACCGACCGAGACCGCATCTCGAAGGGGCGCGAGCGCCTCGAAGAGGAGGCCGACCGCGCGGTCGATCAGTTCGACCAAGGCATCGTGGACCTGCTCTCGTGGGTCCTCGACACCGAGACGCGGGCGCGAATCTACGTCTACCTCCGCCAGCACCCCCACAGCACCAGCGAGGAGATAGCAGAAGGAACCGGTCTCTACCCCTCGACGGTCCGGGAGTCGCTTGCCGAACTCCACGACGAGGAGAAGGTAGAGCGCCGCAAGCGCGAGAGCGAGGGTGCGGGCAACAACCCCTACGAGTACACCGCCATCGCGCCGAGCGAACTCGTCGGCGGCGTCGTCGGCCAGATTCAGGACGAACTCAACACGGTGTTCAATCTGGACGACCACCTCGACTCCGAGTCCGAGACCCGATTGGAGACCGAACCGAGCGAACCGGTCAGCATCCGGGTCGAGGACGAGGAGCGCGCGGAGAGCGACGACGAGACGACCGCGACGGGCGAGGAGGGTGAGACGGGCGACGACGGAGACGAGTAA
- a CDS encoding glutamate--cysteine ligase, with protein MDSGSAESFAEMGTLGIEEEFYVVDERGRPTAGTDELVYQRDPPELLDGRLDHELFKCVIETQTPKIERLADARENLIAVRNALVDHAEAGGFRIAGAGLHPGARWRELEHAEKDRYRAQLDRIQYPQHRNTTAGLHVHVGVDDADKAVWIANEIRWYIPVMLALSANSPYWNGFDTGLQSARAKIFEALPNTGMPTCFDSYDDFAAFEETMLRSESIADRGELWYDVRPHTGLGTVEVRTPDGQADPDRVMAFVEYTHALVRDLAARYEDGEEGYRHRRELLDENKWRAMRYGHDAGFIRRDREGEIGLGEVVDRECDRLGVSGIRDIYDGESGAARQRRIRDAEGADALYESLVLERK; from the coding sequence ATGGACTCGGGTTCGGCTGAGAGCTTCGCAGAGATGGGGACGCTGGGTATCGAAGAGGAGTTCTACGTCGTCGACGAGCGCGGACGCCCGACGGCGGGCACCGACGAACTCGTCTACCAGCGCGACCCGCCCGAACTGCTCGACGGACGACTCGACCACGAACTGTTCAAGTGCGTCATCGAGACCCAGACGCCGAAGATAGAGCGACTCGCTGACGCCCGCGAGAACCTGATCGCGGTCAGGAACGCGCTCGTGGACCACGCCGAGGCCGGCGGGTTCCGAATCGCGGGCGCGGGCCTCCACCCCGGCGCGCGGTGGCGCGAACTCGAACACGCCGAGAAGGACCGATATCGCGCGCAACTCGACCGGATTCAGTATCCGCAGCACCGTAACACGACCGCGGGCCTGCACGTCCACGTCGGCGTGGACGACGCCGACAAGGCGGTCTGGATAGCCAACGAGATTCGGTGGTACATCCCGGTGATGCTCGCGCTCTCGGCGAACTCGCCGTACTGGAACGGCTTCGACACCGGTCTCCAGTCGGCCCGCGCGAAGATATTCGAGGCGCTCCCGAACACCGGGATGCCGACCTGTTTCGACTCCTACGACGACTTCGCGGCGTTCGAAGAGACCATGCTGCGCTCGGAGTCCATCGCCGACCGAGGCGAACTCTGGTACGACGTGCGACCCCACACCGGTCTGGGGACGGTCGAGGTCCGGACGCCCGACGGGCAGGCCGACCCCGACCGCGTGATGGCCTTCGTGGAGTACACCCACGCGCTCGTCCGCGACTTGGCGGCGAGATACGAGGACGGCGAAGAGGGCTACCGACACCGCCGGGAACTGCTGGACGAGAACAAGTGGCGAGCGATGCGCTACGGCCACGACGCCGGGTTCATCCGGCGGGACCGCGAGGGCGAAATCGGCCTCGGCGAAGTCGTCGACCGCGAGTGCGACCGACTCGGCGTCTCGGGCATCCGAGACATCTACGACGGGGAGAGCGGCGCGGCCCGCCAGCGTCGGATTCGAGACGCGGAGGGCGCCGACGCGCTCTACGAGTCGCTGGTCCTCGAACGGAAGTGA
- a CDS encoding fibrillarin-like rRNA/tRNA 2'-O-methyltransferase → MTDSSETGPSGTDLPEGVERRAFDGRDRLATRGEPVYGEPTDDGWRCWDAGRSKLAAMFESGMNVGLAGDETVLYLGAASGTTVSHVADFAGPTYAVEFAPRPVRDLVGVAEDRRNLFPLLKDARKPETYAHVVESDVDAIVQDVATRGQARVAVENRQFLAPDGRLLAALKARSEDVARDPEDVFEDALADLREGYEVLETARLEPYHDDHLGVVARPR, encoded by the coding sequence ATGACCGACTCGTCCGAAACCGGCCCGTCAGGGACCGACCTCCCCGAAGGCGTCGAGCGCCGCGCGTTCGACGGGCGGGACCGACTCGCGACCCGCGGCGAACCGGTCTACGGCGAACCGACGGACGACGGCTGGCGATGCTGGGACGCCGGGCGGTCGAAACTCGCCGCGATGTTCGAGTCCGGGATGAACGTCGGTCTCGCGGGGGACGAGACCGTCCTCTACCTCGGCGCGGCCAGCGGGACGACGGTCAGCCACGTCGCGGACTTCGCGGGACCGACCTACGCGGTCGAGTTCGCGCCCCGGCCCGTCCGGGACTTGGTCGGGGTCGCGGAGGACCGACGGAACCTCTTTCCCCTGCTGAAGGACGCCCGCAAGCCCGAGACCTACGCCCACGTCGTGGAGTCGGACGTGGACGCCATCGTGCAGGACGTTGCGACCCGCGGGCAGGCCCGCGTCGCGGTCGAGAATCGCCAGTTCCTCGCGCCGGACGGCCGCCTGCTCGCGGCCCTCAAGGCCCGGAGCGAGGACGTGGCCCGCGACCCCGAAGACGTGTTCGAGGACGCGCTGGCCGACCTCCGAGAGGGTTACGAGGTGCTGGAGACGGCGCGACTCGAACCCTACCACGACGACCACCTCGGCGTGGTCGCCCGGCCGCGGTGA
- a CDS encoding NOP5/NOP56 family protein, whose translation MTEDGTRPETDGGGWFEGVAPDDAEAGATRIREGRADAPADWPERAVASGFAADDEEYYDALREASLRAAREGAAERARADDQQLVHAVRAMDDAAAEANELAERVAEWAGSRYPDAGTGVEYARELAERDPESPTDERLIALAGRTADLADESEELREFIERETPEVAPNLAALAGPVLAARLVSLAGGLEPLAKKPSGTLQVLGAEDSLFAHLRGHAPSPKHGVIFTHEFVRGTRPEKRGSAARTLAGKLTIAARIDHYSGERKPELDAELQRRMDQIRGRGDDVDGTDEQSGGDEE comes from the coding sequence ATGACCGAAGATGGAACTCGCCCCGAGACCGACGGTGGCGGGTGGTTCGAGGGGGTCGCCCCGGACGACGCCGAGGCGGGTGCGACCCGGATACGCGAGGGCCGGGCCGACGCGCCCGCCGACTGGCCCGAGCGGGCCGTCGCGTCCGGGTTCGCGGCCGACGACGAGGAGTACTACGACGCGCTCCGGGAGGCCAGTCTCCGGGCCGCCCGAGAGGGCGCGGCCGAGCGAGCGCGGGCCGACGACCAGCAGTTGGTCCACGCGGTCCGAGCGATGGACGACGCCGCGGCGGAGGCGAACGAACTCGCAGAGCGGGTCGCCGAGTGGGCGGGGAGTCGCTACCCCGACGCCGGGACGGGCGTCGAGTACGCCCGCGAGTTGGCCGAGCGCGACCCCGAGTCGCCGACCGACGAGCGACTTATCGCGCTGGCCGGGCGAACCGCGGACCTCGCCGACGAGTCCGAGGAGTTGCGCGAGTTCATCGAGCGCGAGACGCCGGAGGTCGCGCCGAACCTCGCGGCGCTGGCCGGGCCGGTGCTGGCCGCGCGACTCGTCTCGCTCGCCGGCGGACTGGAACCGCTGGCGAAGAAGCCCTCCGGAACGCTGCAGGTCCTCGGCGCGGAGGACTCGCTGTTCGCGCACCTCCGGGGGCACGCGCCCTCGCCCAAGCACGGCGTCATCTTCACCCACGAGTTCGTCCGGGGGACCCGCCCCGAGAAGCGCGGGTCCGCCGCGCGGACGTTGGCCGGAAAGCTGACCATCGCGGCCCGAATCGACCACTACTCGGGCGAACGCAAGCCGGAACTCGACGCGGAGCTACAGCGTCGCATGGACCAGATTCGCGGGCGGGGCGACGACGTCGATGGAACTGACGAACAGTCAGGAGGTGACGAAGAATGA
- a CDS encoding Hsp20/alpha crystallin family protein, with product MSRKNRRRSRRQSGTNPEIAVDVAERDDEFVVTADLPGIRKQNIDVRVRKDRVQIFADPEADDEGGGAFADRARERGTVSRTIRLPERVNEKRTNAEYLNGRLRITLPKRERRRSVDVK from the coding sequence ATGTCACGCAAAAATCGACGCCGAAGCCGACGACAGTCCGGGACTAACCCCGAAATCGCGGTAGACGTGGCCGAGCGCGACGACGAGTTCGTCGTGACCGCCGACCTACCGGGCATCCGCAAGCAGAACATCGACGTGCGCGTCCGGAAGGACCGCGTCCAGATATTCGCCGACCCCGAGGCGGACGACGAGGGCGGCGGTGCCTTCGCCGACCGGGCGCGCGAGCGGGGGACGGTCAGCCGGACGATTCGCCTGCCCGAGCGGGTGAACGAGAAGCGAACGAACGCCGAGTACCTGAACGGCCGACTCCGAATCACGCTTCCGAAGCGCGAGCGACGACGGTCCGTGGACGTGAAGTAG
- a CDS encoding methylated-DNA--[protein]-cysteine S-methyltransferase: MHVELFGRRVELDADSVAASEDEIRAQVAEYAAGERREFDLSVATPEGFAGEVAAEMRAIPYGETRTYGDVAAALDSAPVAVGRACGANPVPLVVPCHRVVGADSLGGYSAGDGPALKRRLLELEGALE; encoded by the coding sequence ATGCACGTCGAACTGTTCGGTCGGCGCGTGGAACTCGACGCCGACAGCGTCGCGGCTTCCGAGGACGAGATTCGGGCGCAGGTCGCCGAGTACGCCGCGGGCGAGCGCCGCGAGTTCGACCTGTCGGTGGCCACTCCCGAAGGGTTCGCCGGCGAAGTCGCGGCCGAGATGCGAGCGATTCCCTACGGCGAGACCCGGACCTACGGCGACGTCGCCGCGGCGCTCGACTCCGCGCCGGTCGCGGTGGGCCGGGCCTGCGGGGCGAACCCGGTACCGCTGGTCGTGCCCTGCCACCGCGTCGTGGGCGCGGACTCGCTCGGCGGGTACTCGGCGGGCGACGGTCCCGCGCTCAAGCGGCGACTGCTCGAACTCGAAGGTGCGCTCGAGTAG
- a CDS encoding DUF2196 domain-containing protein, which yields MSGNRPDEEELRPGMTVEIDQSNADNAADADPIRGDIRAVIDEGDSPQGVKVKLESGVTGYVRRVVAE from the coding sequence ATGTCCGGAAACCGCCCCGACGAGGAGGAACTCAGGCCCGGAATGACAGTCGAAATCGACCAGTCGAACGCCGACAACGCCGCCGACGCCGACCCGATTCGCGGCGACATCAGAGCCGTCATCGACGAGGGCGACAGTCCGCAGGGCGTGAAGGTGAAACTCGAATCGGGCGTGACGGGCTACGTCCGGCGCGTCGTCGCCGAGTAG
- the paaE gene encoding 1,2-phenylacetyl-CoA epoxidase subunit PaaE produces MRRPDPSVETSGDDAGAECPYCGSTETEREHPKGPSLCRSMHYCNECEQPFEKFE; encoded by the coding sequence GTGCGACGACCAGACCCGAGCGTCGAGACGTCCGGCGACGACGCGGGGGCCGAGTGCCCCTACTGCGGTTCGACCGAGACCGAACGCGAGCATCCCAAGGGGCCGTCGCTCTGCCGGTCGATGCACTACTGCAACGAGTGCGAACAGCCGTTCGAGAAGTTCGAGTAG
- the paaD gene encoding 1,2-phenylacetyl-CoA epoxidase subunit PaaD, producing the protein MPGLDDCADPALCAYTEYVEGAEVEDLPATGEGAEGVEVDVWDALYGVEDPEMPVSIVDLGLVYGVEVTDRVDEGVHAEVLMTLTYSGCPARDMLTDEVERAVAGVEGVESVDLRLVWSPEWSIEMVTERGKADLNEFGLSV; encoded by the coding sequence ATTCCCGGCCTCGACGACTGCGCCGACCCCGCGCTCTGCGCGTACACCGAGTACGTCGAGGGCGCGGAAGTCGAGGACCTGCCCGCGACCGGCGAGGGCGCGGAAGGCGTCGAGGTCGACGTGTGGGACGCGCTCTACGGCGTCGAGGACCCCGAGATGCCCGTCTCCATCGTGGACCTCGGTCTCGTTTACGGCGTCGAAGTGACCGACCGAGTCGACGAGGGCGTCCACGCCGAAGTGCTGATGACCCTGACCTACTCGGGGTGTCCGGCCCGCGACATGCTGACCGACGAGGTAGAGCGCGCCGTCGCGGGCGTGGAGGGCGTCGAATCGGTGGACCTCCGACTCGTCTGGAGTCCCGAGTGGTCCATCGAGATGGTGACCGAACGGGGGAAGGCCGACCTGAACGAGTTCGGCCTAAGCGTCTGA
- the paaC gene encoding 1,2-phenylacetyl-CoA epoxidase subunit PaaC, translating into MASAERLAGPDDLSEEEREAVETLLYRLADDEFVTAERYTEWQVRAPTLESDLALANIAQDELGHARLWYDLLQDFGPDEPDLIWERPADEWRHAALAELPYGEGDWADPILRSYLYDVAEELRLEALADSSYARIRDRVGKIRGEEDYHREHAENWLERLAEDDESRERVQTALDRLFPYALTLFAPTDEEVEERIDELGLRTESLADMREAWFDTVVPYLEGLGLDVDADADLPDDIGRGESHTDDWDDLWDEFTNTYRELGRSEATRIMKDPDEVK; encoded by the coding sequence ATGGCGAGCGCCGAGCGACTCGCCGGGCCGGACGACCTCTCCGAGGAGGAGCGCGAAGCGGTCGAGACCCTCCTCTACCGCCTCGCGGACGACGAGTTCGTCACGGCCGAGCGCTACACCGAGTGGCAGGTCCGCGCGCCGACGCTCGAATCCGACCTCGCGCTGGCCAACATCGCGCAGGACGAGTTGGGCCACGCCCGACTCTGGTACGACCTGCTGCAGGACTTCGGGCCGGACGAACCCGACCTCATCTGGGAGCGCCCCGCCGACGAGTGGCGCCACGCCGCGCTGGCCGAACTCCCCTACGGGGAGGGCGACTGGGCCGACCCCATCCTGCGGTCGTACCTCTACGACGTGGCCGAGGAGCTTCGGCTCGAAGCCCTCGCGGACTCGTCGTACGCCCGCATCCGCGACCGCGTGGGGAAGATTCGGGGCGAAGAGGACTACCACCGCGAACACGCCGAGAACTGGCTCGAACGACTGGCCGAAGACGACGAGAGCCGCGAGCGCGTCCAGACCGCGCTCGACCGACTGTTCCCCTACGCGCTCACCCTCTTCGCGCCGACCGACGAGGAGGTCGAGGAGCGCATCGACGAGTTAGGTCTCCGGACCGAGTCGCTGGCCGACATGCGCGAGGCGTGGTTCGACACGGTGGTGCCGTACCTCGAAGGCCTCGGTCTCGACGTGGACGCCGACGCCGACCTGCCCGACGACATCGGGCGCGGCGAGTCCCACACCGACGACTGGGACGACCTCTGGGACGAGTTCACCAACACGTACCGCGAACTCGGCCGGAGCGAAGCGACTCGCATCATGAAAGACCCCGACGAGGTGAAGTGA
- the paaB gene encoding 1,2-phenylacetyl-CoA epoxidase subunit PaaB: MIWEVFRQDQAGEYHTHCGNVHAPDREMALMFAEIQHGRRKPTNSLWVVPQKEIGEVDTEEANFGGTTDKSYRWAQSYNFEAAAEEVADSESEQVQAEAERQRGDD, encoded by the coding sequence ATGATTTGGGAAGTGTTCAGACAGGACCAAGCCGGAGAGTACCACACCCACTGCGGCAACGTCCACGCGCCCGACCGCGAGATGGCGCTCATGTTCGCCGAAATCCAGCACGGGCGGCGCAAGCCGACCAACAGCCTCTGGGTCGTCCCCCAGAAGGAAATCGGCGAAGTCGATACGGAGGAGGCCAACTTCGGCGGTACGACCGACAAGTCCTACCGGTGGGCCCAGTCGTACAACTTCGAGGCCGCGGCCGAGGAGGTAGCCGACTCCGAGAGCGAGCAGGTGCAGGCAGAGGCCGAGCGCCAGCGGGGTGACGACTGA